The proteins below come from a single Asanoa ferruginea genomic window:
- a CDS encoding ABC transporter substrate-binding protein gives MKLKRWAAALAAVTLGLAGCAGDGGSGGAAGESTLRWAVTLPAHWDPVVSGSGAQFRILSLAYASLTEIDETGKAVPSLAKGWDYNATGDQVTFHLRPNLKFSDGEPLNAAAVKSYLERAKTQKNSALFGDLTSIKSVTAQGDVDVVIALTQVDYQIPLLLGERVAQITSPKAAQDPAKLDQSPVGAGPFVVTDNVPGSHVYLKKNPDYWDAANIHIDRVELQPAPDAATIVSGLKTGAYDFANLGAAQIKAAEAAGLDVVYQPGFNASNISINVNKAPFTNPKVVDAVRYATNRQEYVDKVTFGKGKATDQPFPPGYVAYDEQSANLFPYDPDKAEQLLAEAGYAPGQIKLDLVIQGATYATASEIVQSQLKAVGIDVTIKVDPNWEKPFFAKDLTLSVYGTTGRESPVQTLTAHFGPNGPLNLSTPYEPAGFAEAVAVARSTPLDSPDYAKNLQAATRVGLRSRALVFTYSQPNIFVKTKKVSAITPIPGQIHWAGLKVEP, from the coding sequence ATGAAGCTGAAACGATGGGCCGCTGCCCTCGCCGCCGTCACCCTGGGTCTCGCCGGTTGCGCCGGCGACGGCGGGAGCGGTGGCGCCGCGGGCGAGTCGACGTTGCGCTGGGCGGTGACCCTGCCCGCGCACTGGGACCCGGTGGTCAGCGGCAGCGGGGCGCAGTTCCGGATCCTGTCGCTGGCGTACGCGTCGCTCACCGAGATCGACGAGACCGGCAAGGCGGTGCCCAGCCTCGCGAAGGGGTGGGACTACAACGCCACCGGCGACCAGGTGACCTTCCACCTGCGGCCCAACCTGAAGTTCTCCGACGGTGAGCCGCTGAACGCCGCGGCGGTCAAGTCCTATCTGGAGCGAGCGAAGACGCAGAAGAACTCGGCGCTCTTCGGCGACCTCACCTCGATCAAGTCGGTGACCGCGCAGGGCGATGTTGACGTGGTCATCGCGCTCACCCAGGTCGACTACCAGATCCCGCTGCTGCTGGGGGAGCGGGTCGCGCAGATCACCAGCCCGAAGGCGGCACAGGACCCGGCGAAGCTCGACCAGTCGCCGGTCGGCGCGGGCCCGTTCGTGGTCACCGACAACGTGCCGGGCTCGCACGTCTACCTGAAGAAGAACCCCGACTACTGGGACGCCGCCAACATTCACATCGACCGGGTCGAGCTCCAGCCGGCGCCGGACGCCGCGACGATCGTCTCCGGGCTCAAGACCGGCGCCTACGACTTCGCCAACCTCGGCGCGGCGCAGATCAAGGCGGCGGAAGCGGCCGGGCTCGACGTCGTCTACCAGCCGGGCTTCAACGCGTCGAACATCAGCATCAACGTCAACAAGGCGCCGTTCACCAACCCGAAGGTCGTCGACGCGGTCCGCTACGCCACCAACCGGCAGGAGTATGTCGACAAGGTCACCTTCGGCAAGGGCAAGGCCACCGACCAGCCGTTCCCGCCGGGGTACGTCGCCTACGACGAGCAGTCCGCCAACCTCTTCCCCTACGACCCGGATAAGGCCGAGCAGCTCCTGGCGGAGGCCGGCTACGCACCCGGCCAGATCAAGCTCGACCTGGTCATCCAGGGCGCCACCTACGCGACCGCGTCGGAGATCGTGCAGTCGCAGCTCAAGGCGGTCGGGATCGACGTCACCATCAAGGTCGACCCCAACTGGGAGAAGCCGTTCTTCGCCAAGGACCTGACGCTTTCCGTGTACGGCACGACCGGGCGCGAGTCGCCCGTGCAGACCCTGACCGCCCACTTCGGACCGAACGGACCGCTCAACCTGAGCACACCGTATGAGCCGGCGGGCTTCGCCGAAGCGGTCGCGGTGGCCCGCAGCACGCCGCTGGACTCGCCCGACTACGCGAAGAACCTCCAGGCCGCCACCCGCGTCGGGTTGCGGAGCAGGGCGCTGGTGTTCACCTACTCGCAGCCCAACATCTTCGTGAAGACGAAGAAGGTCTCGGCCATCACCCCGATTCCGGGCCAGATCCACTGGGCCGGGCTGAAGGTCGAGCCGTGA
- a CDS encoding NtaA/DmoA family FMN-dependent monooxygenase (This protein belongs to a clade of FMN-dependent monooxygenases, within a broader family of flavin-dependent oxidoreductases, the luciferase-like monooxygenase (LMM) family, some of whose members use coenzyme F420 rather than FMN.), producing MTRRTLKLGAVLLGVGGPGQHSTWLDPEIPGDASVDIRWYIARAQEAEAAKFDHVFIVDSQFITPDSPNHYLNRLEPLTLLSAVAVHTTNIGLVGTLTTSYNDPFNVARRLASLDVISGGRAGWNVVATGDGGTAGNYGRQEHYDYATRYGRALEHVRVVQGLWDSYEDDAFPRDKERGVFFDRTRQHPLNHVGEHFSVVGPLNLQRSPQGQPVIFQAGDSDEGRDLGAGIAEAIFTHAQTIEQGQAFAKDIRARAAAKGRDPDNVLIVPGISLVLADTDEEARVKEQRILGGKNFDRALKELGRPFGWHDFSQYDLDAPFPELGDLGDRSFRTQADRIKKLARDNGFTLRQVVQHTLDSRRSPFVGSPRTVADEIQRWWEAGAFDGVNVTVNAPSEFARFTEGVLPILRERGVVRSEYEATTLRGNLGLPIPENVHTAARLVPVP from the coding sequence ATGACTCGCAGGACTCTCAAGCTCGGCGCCGTTCTCCTCGGAGTCGGCGGGCCGGGCCAGCACAGCACCTGGCTCGACCCCGAGATCCCGGGCGACGCCAGCGTCGACATCCGCTGGTATATCGCCCGGGCCCAGGAGGCCGAGGCCGCCAAGTTCGACCACGTCTTCATCGTCGACAGCCAGTTCATCACCCCGGACTCGCCGAACCACTACCTCAACCGGCTCGAACCGCTGACGCTACTGTCGGCGGTGGCCGTGCACACCACCAACATCGGCCTGGTGGGCACGCTCACCACCTCCTACAACGATCCCTTCAACGTGGCCCGCCGGCTGGCCTCGCTCGACGTGATCAGCGGCGGCCGGGCCGGCTGGAACGTCGTGGCGACCGGCGACGGCGGCACGGCCGGCAACTACGGGCGTCAAGAGCACTACGACTACGCCACGCGGTACGGCCGGGCGCTGGAGCACGTACGCGTCGTGCAGGGTCTCTGGGACTCCTACGAGGACGACGCCTTCCCGCGCGACAAGGAACGCGGCGTCTTCTTCGACCGGACCCGGCAGCACCCGCTCAACCACGTCGGCGAGCACTTCTCCGTCGTCGGCCCGCTCAACCTCCAGCGGTCGCCACAGGGCCAGCCGGTCATCTTCCAGGCCGGCGACTCCGACGAGGGACGTGATCTGGGCGCCGGCATCGCCGAGGCGATCTTCACGCACGCTCAAACCATCGAGCAGGGCCAGGCCTTCGCCAAAGACATCCGGGCCCGGGCCGCGGCCAAGGGGCGCGATCCCGACAACGTCCTGATCGTTCCCGGCATCAGCCTGGTGCTCGCCGACACCGACGAGGAAGCCCGGGTGAAGGAACAGCGGATCCTCGGCGGGAAGAACTTCGACCGCGCGCTCAAGGAACTCGGTCGCCCGTTCGGCTGGCACGACTTCTCGCAATACGACCTCGACGCGCCCTTCCCGGAACTCGGCGACCTCGGTGACCGCAGCTTCCGTACCCAGGCTGATCGCATCAAGAAGTTGGCCCGCGACAACGGATTCACGCTGCGCCAGGTCGTGCAGCACACCTTGGACTCGCGCCGGTCGCCGTTCGTGGGCTCGCCGCGCACCGTGGCCGACGAGATCCAGCGCTGGTGGGAGGCCGGCGCGTTCGACGGCGTCAACGTCACGGTCAACGCGCCGAGCGAGTTCGCCCGGTTCACCGAGGGCGTCCTGCCGATCCTGCGCGAGCGCGGCGTCGTCCGCAGCGAGTACGAGGCCACCACCCTCCGCGGCAACCTGGGCCTCCCGATTCCCGAGAACGTGCACACCGCCGCCCGTCTCGTTCCCGTTCCGTGA
- a CDS encoding LysR family transcriptional regulator — translation MSGNLDIVPLRSFVAVADCGSFQRAATSLHLTQGAVSQHVRRLEETLGRSLVERHGRGSRFTPDGETLLGHARRILHVHDETLRALSVEPDQTLVIGSTEHAAAQLLPELATALTATITDYRIRFRIDRGAQLRSQLGDGRVDLALLIGPPDEPDARTVGELELTWYAAPGWQRPGRGQPIPIAAFDAPCALRTRALETLAASGVAAEVGAEAAHLAGVQAAVRAGLGIGLMATLGQCPEGLVAREDLPAAHPLPLSLSPRRGLPAGLADATAASLTRLLATTPTPLLGAA, via the coding sequence ATGAGCGGGAATCTGGACATCGTTCCGTTGCGCAGCTTCGTGGCGGTCGCCGACTGCGGCAGCTTCCAGCGTGCCGCGACATCGCTGCACCTCACCCAGGGCGCGGTCAGCCAACACGTCCGTCGCTTGGAGGAGACCCTCGGCCGCAGCCTGGTCGAACGGCACGGCCGGGGCTCCCGCTTCACCCCCGACGGCGAGACGCTGCTCGGCCACGCCCGGCGGATCCTGCACGTGCACGACGAGACCCTGCGCGCGCTCTCGGTCGAGCCCGACCAGACCCTGGTGATCGGCTCGACCGAACACGCCGCCGCCCAACTCCTCCCCGAGTTGGCGACCGCGCTCACCGCGACCATCACCGACTACCGGATCCGCTTCCGCATCGACCGCGGCGCGCAACTCCGCTCGCAACTCGGCGACGGCCGGGTCGACCTGGCCCTGCTGATCGGCCCACCCGACGAGCCCGACGCCCGCACGGTCGGCGAACTGGAGCTGACCTGGTATGCGGCACCGGGCTGGCAGCGGCCGGGCCGCGGTCAACCGATCCCGATCGCGGCCTTCGACGCGCCGTGCGCGCTGCGTACCCGGGCGTTGGAGACCCTCGCCGCCTCCGGCGTCGCCGCCGAGGTCGGCGCCGAGGCCGCACACCTCGCCGGCGTCCAGGCGGCCGTGCGGGCCGGGCTGGGCATCGGCCTGATGGCTACGCTGGGCCAGTGCCCCGAAGGGCTCGTCGCCCGCGAAGACCTGCCAGCCGCGCACCCATTGCCGCTGTCCCTGTCACCGCGGCGCGGCCTGCCGGCCGGCCTCGCCGACGCGACGGCCGCGTCGCTGACCCGCCTGCTCGCCACCACACCCACCCCGCTGTTGGGAGCCGCCTGA
- a CDS encoding cupin domain-containing protein: MGQTHVPASTNSGNHHHGSSETAIFVLSGTPLFVFLDVEGDEPIETRVQTAPGDYIFVPPFVPHREENPDPDTEAVVVIARTTQEAIVINLDGLNWSV; the protein is encoded by the coding sequence ATGGGCCAGACCCACGTGCCGGCCAGCACCAACTCGGGCAACCACCACCACGGCTCGTCGGAGACCGCCATCTTCGTACTCTCCGGGACGCCGTTGTTCGTCTTTCTCGATGTGGAAGGCGACGAGCCGATCGAGACCCGCGTCCAGACCGCACCCGGCGACTACATCTTCGTGCCGCCCTTCGTGCCGCACCGGGAGGAGAACCCCGACCCCGACACGGAGGCCGTGGTGGTGATCGCCCGCACGACCCAGGAAGCCATCGTCATCAACCTCGACGGCCTCAACTGGTCTGTCTAG
- a CDS encoding NAD(P)-dependent oxidoreductase: MAVPMSVEAGAPVAVIGAGIMGSAMARNLVAAGFTTRVWDRSASATAPLADAGVVVEATAREAVADAAVVITMLSTADVLDAVMFDSGTVDAFADGAVWAQMGTIGVPATLRTRDRLAATRPAVRFVDAPVSGSKGPAEQGQLLILASGPHAAAKPLRPIFDVLGRRTVWLGEAGRGSQMKVVVNAYMSILIEGVAETMALADRFDIGHEELADAIEGGPLDAPIADAKLHKMDRGDFAPEFPLEWALKDIDLAIDSAGDDVPPLLAALSRQWHTAVAAGHGREDISAALLALR, encoded by the coding sequence ATGGCAGTCCCGATGAGCGTTGAGGCGGGCGCGCCGGTCGCCGTGATCGGCGCGGGAATCATGGGTTCGGCGATGGCCCGCAACCTGGTGGCCGCAGGCTTCACCACCCGGGTCTGGGACCGGTCGGCCTCGGCGACGGCACCGCTCGCTGATGCGGGTGTGGTGGTCGAGGCGACGGCACGCGAGGCGGTCGCGGACGCGGCGGTGGTGATCACGATGCTGTCCACCGCCGACGTGCTCGACGCCGTGATGTTCGACAGCGGCACGGTCGACGCGTTCGCCGACGGCGCGGTGTGGGCGCAGATGGGCACGATCGGCGTCCCGGCGACGCTGCGGACGCGAGACCGGCTCGCGGCCACGCGGCCTGCGGTCAGGTTCGTCGACGCACCTGTCTCCGGCAGCAAGGGCCCCGCCGAGCAGGGTCAACTCCTCATCCTCGCATCGGGACCGCACGCCGCGGCGAAACCGCTGCGCCCGATCTTCGACGTGTTGGGCCGCCGGACGGTATGGCTCGGCGAGGCCGGCCGCGGCAGCCAGATGAAGGTGGTCGTCAACGCCTACATGTCGATCCTGATCGAGGGTGTCGCCGAGACGATGGCCCTGGCCGACCGCTTCGACATCGGCCACGAGGAGTTGGCGGACGCCATCGAAGGCGGCCCACTCGACGCGCCGATCGCCGACGCGAAGCTGCACAAGATGGACAGAGGCGACTTCGCGCCCGAGTTCCCGCTCGAATGGGCCCTCAAGGACATCGACCTGGCCATCGACTCGGCGGGCGACGACGTGCCGCCCCTGCTGGCCGCGCTGTCCCGGCAATGGCACACCGCCGTCGCGGCCGGCCACGGCCGCGAAGACATCAGCGCCGCCCTGTTGGCGCTGCGCTAG
- a CDS encoding SpoIIE family protein phosphatase, with protein MNDAVEHDLDELYDHAPCGNLSTLLDGTIAKVNSTLLGWLGYSRDELVGRRRFSDLLTVGGKIYHETHFAPLLQMQGEVNGIALDLKAADGTRLPVLVTSTVKTGSDGQPLLIRTTVFDARARRAYEQELLRARQVAERERERLRLLVAGLQRSLLPASLPTPPGMQAAAHYHMASPDEVGGDFYDLFPLDGGRWGFFLGDVRGKGIDAAAVTAAARYTLRAAAVYDATPTAVLANLNAVLFQDYGSEGHRHCTVTFGVLTPTPSGYAVTIAGGGHPAPLLARADGTVDYQPTLGGTLIGILATPRLVARSFALAAGDTLILYSDGLTEARTDPAGGRYGSEALRSFVANVAPTTADAVVAELTGLVGRLAGDLDDDVAMMALGVTAPGS; from the coding sequence ATGAACGACGCGGTCGAACACGATCTCGACGAGCTCTACGACCACGCGCCGTGCGGAAATCTGTCCACATTGCTCGATGGGACGATCGCCAAAGTCAACAGCACGTTGCTCGGCTGGCTGGGCTACAGCCGCGACGAACTCGTGGGCCGGCGCCGCTTCAGCGACCTGCTCACCGTCGGCGGCAAGATCTACCACGAGACGCATTTCGCGCCGTTGCTCCAGATGCAGGGCGAGGTCAACGGCATCGCGCTCGACCTGAAGGCCGCCGACGGCACCCGGCTGCCCGTGCTGGTCACCTCGACGGTCAAGACCGGCAGCGATGGTCAGCCGTTGCTGATCCGCACCACCGTCTTCGACGCCCGGGCACGACGCGCGTACGAGCAGGAGTTGCTCCGGGCGCGGCAGGTCGCCGAGCGGGAACGGGAGCGGCTGCGGCTGCTGGTCGCCGGCCTGCAACGCAGCCTGCTGCCGGCGTCGTTGCCGACCCCGCCCGGCATGCAGGCCGCCGCCCACTACCACATGGCATCGCCCGACGAGGTCGGCGGAGACTTCTACGACCTGTTCCCGCTCGACGGCGGCCGGTGGGGGTTCTTCCTCGGTGACGTCCGCGGCAAGGGCATCGACGCGGCGGCGGTGACCGCGGCCGCCCGCTACACCCTGCGAGCGGCGGCCGTCTACGACGCGACGCCCACGGCCGTGCTGGCCAACCTCAACGCGGTGCTGTTCCAGGACTACGGCAGCGAAGGACACCGTCATTGCACGGTCACCTTCGGCGTGCTGACACCCACTCCGTCGGGCTATGCCGTCACCATCGCCGGCGGTGGCCACCCGGCGCCGTTGCTGGCCCGGGCCGACGGCACCGTCGACTATCAGCCGACCCTCGGCGGCACCCTGATCGGCATCCTGGCCACCCCGCGCCTGGTCGCCCGCAGCTTCGCGTTGGCCGCCGGCGACACGCTGATCCTCTACAGCGACGGGCTGACCGAGGCCCGCACCGACCCGGCCGGCGGCCGCTACGGAAGCGAGGCCCTGCGGTCGTTCGTCGCGAACGTCGCACCGACCACCGCCGACGCCGTCGTCGCGGAACTCACCGGCCTCGTCGGCCGGCTCGCCGGCGACCTCGACGACGACGTCGCGATGATGGCCCTGGGGGTAACCGCTCCAGGGTCGTGA
- a CDS encoding alpha/beta fold hydrolase: MDVRARSNVVFTGRADGPVIMLAHGFGCDQNMWRLVTPDLGRESRILLFDHVGAGRSDLSAWNAERYSTLDGYADDVLEICREFALRDVVFVGHSVSAMIGVLAANREPDRFAALVLLTPSPCYIDQGDYRGGFSRADIDELLESLDSNYLGWSAAMAPVIMGNPDRPELGAELTDSFCRTDPTVARAFAHTTFLSDNRDDLAKVTVPTLVLQCANDAIAPPEVGEFVHAQIPGSQLVTLDATGHCPQLSAPGATTAAIASFAAALR, translated from the coding sequence ATGGATGTGCGCGCCCGGAGCAACGTGGTGTTCACGGGCCGCGCCGACGGTCCGGTGATCATGTTGGCGCACGGGTTCGGCTGTGATCAGAACATGTGGCGGCTGGTGACTCCCGACCTGGGCCGCGAGTCCCGGATCCTCCTTTTCGACCATGTTGGGGCGGGAAGGTCCGATCTGTCCGCGTGGAACGCCGAGCGATATTCGACCCTCGACGGCTACGCCGACGACGTGTTGGAGATCTGCCGCGAGTTCGCGCTGCGCGACGTGGTGTTCGTCGGACACTCGGTCAGCGCGATGATCGGGGTGCTGGCCGCCAACCGCGAGCCGGACCGGTTCGCCGCGCTGGTGCTGCTGACCCCGTCACCCTGCTACATCGACCAGGGCGACTATCGGGGCGGCTTCAGCCGCGCCGACATCGACGAGCTGCTGGAGTCGCTCGACAGCAACTACCTCGGCTGGTCCGCGGCGATGGCACCAGTGATCATGGGAAACCCCGATCGGCCCGAGCTCGGTGCGGAGCTGACCGACAGCTTCTGCCGCACCGACCCCACCGTCGCCCGGGCCTTCGCCCACACGACGTTCCTGTCCGACAACCGCGACGACCTGGCGAAGGTCACCGTGCCGACGCTGGTGCTCCAGTGCGCCAACGACGCGATCGCCCCGCCGGAGGTGGGCGAGTTCGTGCACGCACAGATCCCGGGCAGCCAACTGGTCACGCTCGACGCCACCGGCCACTGCCCGCAGCTCAGCGCGCCGGGGGCGACCACCGCGGCCATCGCGTCCTTCGCAGCCGCGCTTCGATGA
- a CDS encoding CsbD family protein, whose amino-acid sequence MGLDDKAKNKAQEAGGEVKEHVGKATDDKDLENEGRGDKASADVKQAGEKIKDAFKR is encoded by the coding sequence ATGGGACTCGACGACAAAGCCAAGAACAAGGCCCAAGAGGCCGGCGGCGAGGTCAAAGAGCACGTCGGCAAGGCCACTGACGACAAGGACCTCGAGAACGAGGGCCGCGGCGACAAGGCGTCGGCAGACGTGAAGCAGGCCGGCGAGAAGATCAAGGACGCATTCAAGCGCTGA
- a CDS encoding questin oxidase family protein — MTDQVLLDALDRLRGTGPEFDGFLANHGPMAAEALTHLGGSAAVPGWVDGYRARLDAAPEVRRGITDDDWRERLGDAALFGDWTAYLRRQAQELSWRDLLLRWWPRLLPGLAASATHGVIRTAHAVRSLRAAGAEPHPLLVDELAQGLGFWAARYQTLPGDPSLVGGSDSVTALRRLPRLDPAIASEGLGIGGRLVSLCRLDGLAEGLDEWHAPQTPDDALDELIGAAARVLVAREDAPIAFCHAVTAPAAVRLVLPELPAELRRASVAASWQVVGGIVAAFASPRLPAEAAAADADPGALLETLDARAIEHGDEHVIKLTEAAGREYARTRDVTLLVGAERFRGRVSAR, encoded by the coding sequence ATGACTGATCAGGTGCTCCTCGACGCCCTCGACCGGTTACGTGGCACCGGCCCCGAGTTCGACGGTTTTCTCGCGAATCACGGGCCGATGGCCGCCGAAGCGCTGACCCATCTGGGCGGCTCCGCCGCCGTTCCTGGTTGGGTCGACGGCTATCGCGCCCGGCTCGATGCCGCTCCGGAGGTTCGTCGCGGCATCACCGATGACGACTGGCGCGAGCGTCTCGGCGACGCGGCGCTGTTCGGCGACTGGACCGCCTACCTGCGCCGCCAGGCACAGGAGCTGTCCTGGCGCGACCTGCTGTTGCGGTGGTGGCCGAGGTTGCTGCCCGGCCTGGCCGCGAGCGCGACCCACGGCGTGATCCGCACGGCGCACGCGGTGCGGTCACTGCGCGCTGCCGGTGCCGAGCCGCATCCACTGCTGGTCGACGAGCTCGCCCAGGGGCTGGGTTTCTGGGCGGCGCGCTACCAGACCCTGCCCGGCGACCCGAGTCTCGTGGGCGGATCCGATTCGGTCACCGCCCTGCGCCGGCTGCCTCGGCTCGACCCGGCGATAGCGTCCGAGGGCCTGGGCATCGGCGGTCGGTTGGTGTCGCTGTGCCGGCTCGACGGCCTCGCCGAGGGTCTCGACGAGTGGCACGCGCCGCAGACGCCGGATGACGCGCTCGACGAGCTCATCGGCGCCGCTGCCCGCGTGCTGGTCGCCCGGGAGGACGCGCCGATCGCGTTCTGCCACGCGGTGACCGCACCCGCGGCCGTCCGCCTCGTGCTGCCCGAGTTGCCGGCCGAGCTGCGGCGGGCGAGCGTCGCGGCGAGCTGGCAAGTGGTCGGCGGGATCGTCGCCGCGTTCGCCTCGCCGCGCCTTCCGGCGGAGGCCGCCGCCGCCGACGCTGACCCCGGTGCGCTGCTGGAGACGCTCGACGCCCGCGCGATCGAGCACGGCGACGAACACGTGATCAAGCTGACCGAGGCCGCGGGGCGCGAGTACGCGCGTACCCGGGACGTGACTCTGCTGGTTGGCGCGGAGCGCTTCCGGGGTCGGGTGTCCGCGCGCTGA
- a CDS encoding ROK family transcriptional regulator, translating into MARREAPAAGPGSRALIVDVIRSAGTISRAELAELTGLTQPSISNIVRDLITDGIIHETGSAGSPRGKPRKLIAISPANRFGVGFHLGVDTITCVAIDLTGGMVGREVVPRSAGALPELLATRFDDFTNGLDLPVDRIEGLAVVAPAPYPGEPAPPEFRAELAAKIGLPVIVENDAAAAALGEFWSRRVSREQVFGSIYVSTGIGAGFVFGGALFRGASFDAGELGHLSIDYEGRACPCGNQGCIERYASMAAVVETAREIPTLRDRLGPTISGAHDAVARAAVNGDRVAFEVLDRAAGHLAVAVTSVVNLLDLGRLVLTGPGVAVAGSIYTRRVRAHLERTAHSRHRHPVTVELSAQPRDAAGIGAAALVVQASIAPGHTPGPAAQALFHG; encoded by the coding sequence ATGGCCCGCCGTGAAGCGCCCGCTGCCGGACCCGGCAGCCGCGCGCTCATCGTCGACGTCATCCGGTCCGCGGGCACGATCAGCCGGGCGGAACTCGCCGAACTGACCGGCCTGACCCAGCCGTCGATCTCGAACATCGTTCGCGACCTCATCACCGACGGCATCATCCACGAGACCGGCTCGGCCGGCTCACCGCGGGGAAAGCCGCGGAAACTGATCGCGATAAGCCCCGCCAACCGTTTCGGTGTCGGTTTCCACCTGGGCGTCGACACGATCACCTGCGTGGCGATCGACCTGACCGGCGGAATGGTCGGCCGGGAGGTGGTGCCGCGTTCCGCGGGCGCCCTGCCGGAGTTGCTGGCCACCCGGTTCGACGATTTCACCAACGGCCTCGACCTGCCCGTCGACCGCATCGAAGGGTTGGCGGTCGTCGCTCCGGCGCCCTATCCGGGTGAGCCCGCGCCGCCCGAGTTCCGCGCCGAACTGGCCGCGAAAATAGGCCTGCCGGTCATCGTGGAAAACGACGCGGCCGCTGCCGCACTCGGCGAGTTCTGGAGCCGCCGGGTCTCCCGCGAGCAGGTGTTCGGCAGCATTTATGTGTCGACCGGCATCGGCGCCGGATTCGTTTTCGGTGGCGCCCTTTTTCGCGGTGCCAGTTTCGACGCGGGCGAACTCGGCCATCTCTCCATCGACTACGAGGGCCGCGCCTGCCCGTGCGGCAACCAGGGCTGCATCGAGCGATATGCGTCGATGGCAGCCGTTGTCGAGACGGCCCGGGAGATCCCTACGCTGCGCGACCGCCTGGGCCCCACCATCTCCGGGGCCCACGACGCGGTCGCCCGGGCGGCGGTCAACGGCGACCGGGTCGCGTTCGAGGTGCTCGACCGCGCGGCCGGGCACCTCGCCGTCGCGGTCACCTCGGTCGTCAACCTGCTCGACCTCGGCCGGCTCGTGCTGACCGGGCCGGGAGTCGCGGTGGCCGGCTCGATCTACACCCGGCGGGTGCGGGCACACCTGGAGCGGACCGCCCACTCGCGACACCGGCACCCGGTGACGGTGGAGTTGTCGGCCCAGCCCCGCGACGCGGCCGGCATCGGCGCCGCGGCCCTCGTCGTGCAGGCGTCGATCGCACCGGGCCACACACCGGGCCCGGCCGCTCAGGCCCTCTTTCATGGCTGA
- a CDS encoding LacI family DNA-binding transcriptional regulator yields the protein MTQPRRVGLVLARASRVLGEEPYYHEFIEGLERVLTPAGVSVLIKVVTDRAAESATYEQWAARQRVDGVILVDLVPGDDRVDLVGRLALPAVVIGDPSTAPDLSTVWTDDAGFAHEVVGFLAGLGHRVIGHVNGPPTLAHTQLRRAGFDAAAEGLTVLRADGDYSHEAGYAATEHLLAGRPTAIVYDNDVMAIAGLVALRDRGLRVPGDVAVVAWDDSAQCQLAVPALSAMSHDVGRIGELAAGAILGAMAGAPVTVYEAPHAHIVAREST from the coding sequence GTGACGCAGCCGCGGCGGGTCGGCCTCGTACTGGCGCGTGCCTCCCGGGTGCTCGGCGAGGAGCCCTACTACCACGAGTTCATCGAGGGTCTTGAGCGCGTGCTCACTCCCGCCGGCGTCTCGGTGCTGATCAAGGTGGTCACCGACCGGGCCGCGGAGAGCGCGACCTACGAGCAATGGGCCGCGCGGCAGCGGGTCGATGGCGTGATCCTGGTCGACCTCGTGCCGGGCGACGACCGGGTCGACCTGGTCGGCCGGCTGGCGCTGCCGGCCGTGGTGATCGGCGACCCGTCCACGGCGCCAGACCTGTCAACGGTGTGGACCGACGACGCCGGGTTCGCCCACGAGGTCGTGGGGTTCCTGGCTGGCCTCGGACACCGGGTGATCGGCCACGTCAACGGTCCACCGACGTTGGCGCACACGCAGCTGCGGCGGGCCGGCTTCGACGCGGCCGCCGAGGGGCTGACCGTCCTGCGGGCCGACGGCGACTATTCGCACGAGGCCGGCTACGCCGCCACCGAACACCTGCTGGCGGGCCGGCCAACGGCGATCGTTTACGACAACGACGTGATGGCGATCGCCGGTCTGGTGGCGCTCCGCGACCGCGGGCTCCGCGTCCCCGGCGACGTCGCCGTGGTCGCCTGGGACGACTCGGCGCAGTGCCAGTTGGCCGTCCCGGCGCTGTCGGCGATGAGCCACGACGTCGGCCGGATCGGCGAGTTGGCGGCCGGCGCGATCCTGGGCGCGATGGCCGGCGCACCCGTCACGGTCTACGAGGCGCCGCACGCCCACATCGTGGCCCGCGAGAGCACCTGA